In Fervidobacterium nodosum Rt17-B1, one genomic interval encodes:
- a CDS encoding FAD-dependent oxidoreductase, translating to MQNTNKVKVAVIGCTHAGTAFITTAKKLYGENVDISVFERNDTVSFLSCGIALHVGGVVKDPMKLFYSSPKTLAELGADMKMRHEVVDVDLSEKYLLVKNLETGETFKESFDKLVVTSGSWPIIPNIPGVELEGIKLSKNFYHAKDIVNYSKNAKKITIVGAGYIGVELAEAFKENGKEVTIIDIADRILAKYLDSEFTQILEKEMKEHGINVVTGEKVTAFEGENGKVKRVITDKGTYETDMVILAVGFRPNTDLLKGKIDMLPNGAIIVDRYLHTSNPDVFAAGDSTAVWFNPSGTYEYIPLATNAVRMGTIISYNLFENKIEYKGTQGTSGVKVYSYNVAATGLTENWAKEKGIAVKSIFTIENNRPEFMPEYEPVYIKIVYRTDNGQIVGGQIMSRADVTESANTLSLAIQNKMTITDLAFSDFFFQPYFNKPWNFLNTAALKALESLKI from the coding sequence ATGCAAAACACAAATAAAGTCAAAGTGGCAGTTATAGGTTGTACACACGCAGGGACTGCGTTTATCACCACGGCGAAGAAACTTTACGGAGAGAATGTTGATATATCTGTCTTTGAGAGAAATGACACAGTATCATTCCTGTCGTGTGGTATAGCCCTCCATGTTGGTGGTGTTGTCAAAGACCCAATGAAACTTTTCTATTCCTCGCCCAAAACGTTAGCCGAACTTGGTGCAGATATGAAAATGAGACATGAAGTCGTGGATGTCGATTTAAGTGAAAAATATCTTTTGGTGAAAAATCTTGAGACTGGGGAGACCTTCAAAGAATCCTTCGACAAACTTGTTGTCACATCCGGTTCTTGGCCCATTATTCCAAACATTCCAGGTGTTGAGCTTGAGGGAATAAAACTCTCAAAGAACTTTTATCACGCGAAAGATATCGTGAACTATTCAAAAAACGCAAAGAAGATAACTATAGTAGGTGCGGGATACATCGGTGTTGAACTCGCCGAAGCATTTAAAGAAAATGGAAAAGAAGTAACGATAATCGATATAGCCGATAGAATACTTGCAAAGTACCTCGATAGCGAATTTACACAAATACTTGAGAAAGAAATGAAAGAACACGGAATAAACGTTGTCACTGGTGAGAAAGTTACCGCATTCGAAGGCGAAAACGGAAAGGTCAAAAGAGTAATCACAGACAAAGGTACCTACGAAACGGATATGGTAATCCTAGCCGTTGGCTTCAGACCTAACACGGATTTACTAAAAGGAAAAATCGATATGCTACCAAACGGCGCGATAATAGTTGATAGATATTTGCACACTTCCAATCCAGACGTCTTCGCAGCGGGCGATAGCACAGCTGTATGGTTTAACCCATCGGGCACATACGAATACATCCCACTTGCGACAAACGCTGTGAGAATGGGAACGATAATATCATACAATCTATTTGAAAACAAGATAGAATACAAAGGAACGCAAGGTACATCCGGTGTAAAAGTCTATTCCTACAACGTCGCAGCAACAGGACTCACCGAAAATTGGGCAAAAGAAAAAGGCATCGCTGTTAAAAGTATCTTCACTATCGAAAATAACAGACCCGAATTCATGCCAGAGTACGAGCCAGTCTACATAAAAATCGTCTATCGAACCGACAATGGCCAAATCGTTGGTGGACAAATCATGTCGAGAGCGGATGTCACCGAGAGTGCAAACACACTTTCTTTGGCGATACAAAACAAAATGACCATAACAGACCTTGCGTTCTCCGATTTCTTCTTCCAACCATACTTCAACAAACCATGGAATTTCTTGAACACCGCCGCATTGAAAGCTTTGGAAAGTTTAAAAATTTGA
- a CDS encoding carboxypeptidase M32 produces the protein MEELKDYYRKIAKYSSASALLYWDMQTYMPPHAGPYRAQVISEISSYAFKMSIDDVLGKMLNEANPENDIDRAIIKVGKKDYEKYKKIPPELFEETMRTATISEQEWQYAKPTGDFSKVKANLEKLVELNRKIADILGYEDEPYDALLDQFEPGMKAKKIEKIFTPLREFTIQTLEKIEKEGKNPPLVNPKIAVEKQKKFSEELIKYLKYDLNKGRLDVSAHPFTNPIGLNDVRITTRYIEDDVKNSIYSTIHEFGHALYALSIPEEFYSLPIGSSASYGFDESQSRFWENVLGRSLAFWKGIYKNGIIDVLPELKEHTVEDIWRWVNEVKRSYIRTEADEITYNLHIILRFEIERALINGQLQVKDLPDIWNELFEKYIGLKVQSNTIGCMQDPHWYGGSFGYFPTYSLGNIYAAQIYQKLREEIEFEKLLEEGNFEPIKQWLSEKIYSKGRIYEPEELMTLVTGNPPSVEPFMNYIKEKYSKVYEISL, from the coding sequence ATGGAAGAACTTAAAGATTACTATCGAAAAATCGCGAAATACTCAAGTGCCTCTGCTTTATTGTACTGGGACATGCAAACGTACATGCCACCACACGCAGGACCTTACAGAGCGCAGGTCATATCCGAGATTAGCTCATATGCTTTCAAAATGTCCATCGACGATGTTCTTGGAAAAATGCTAAACGAGGCAAACCCTGAAAATGACATAGACAGAGCTATAATAAAAGTTGGTAAAAAAGATTACGAAAAATACAAAAAAATCCCACCGGAGTTATTCGAGGAAACAATGAGAACAGCGACGATATCCGAACAAGAGTGGCAATACGCAAAACCAACGGGTGATTTTTCAAAAGTCAAAGCTAACCTTGAAAAATTAGTTGAATTGAACAGAAAAATCGCAGACATACTCGGCTATGAGGACGAACCATACGACGCACTTCTAGACCAATTCGAACCCGGTATGAAAGCAAAGAAAATAGAGAAGATATTCACACCATTGAGAGAATTCACTATACAAACACTGGAGAAGATAGAAAAAGAAGGGAAAAATCCACCGTTGGTGAACCCAAAAATTGCCGTAGAAAAACAGAAAAAATTCAGCGAGGAACTTATAAAATATTTAAAATACGATTTAAACAAAGGACGACTTGATGTATCCGCTCACCCATTTACCAATCCGATAGGTTTAAACGATGTGAGAATTACGACAAGGTATATAGAAGACGATGTGAAAAATTCAATTTACTCAACAATCCACGAATTTGGTCATGCGCTTTACGCACTCTCTATTCCAGAAGAATTTTACAGTTTACCGATAGGTTCAAGTGCCTCGTACGGTTTCGACGAAAGCCAATCGAGATTTTGGGAAAACGTCCTTGGACGTAGCCTTGCATTTTGGAAAGGCATATACAAAAATGGAATAATCGATGTTCTTCCAGAACTCAAAGAACACACCGTTGAAGACATCTGGCGCTGGGTTAACGAAGTTAAAAGGTCATACATCAGAACGGAAGCTGATGAAATCACTTACAACTTGCACATAATCTTGAGATTCGAAATAGAACGCGCACTAATAAACGGTCAACTCCAAGTAAAAGATCTACCAGACATCTGGAATGAACTATTTGAAAAATACATAGGCTTAAAAGTGCAATCAAACACAATAGGTTGCATGCAAGATCCACATTGGTACGGTGGTTCATTTGGTTACTTCCCAACATACTCACTCGGCAACATATACGCCGCACAGATATACCAAAAATTGAGAGAAGAAATAGAATTTGAAAAACTCTTAGAAGAAGGCAACTTCGAGCCAATAAAACAATGGCTAAGCGAAAAAATATACTCAAAAGGAAGAATTTACGAACCAGAAGAACTAATGACATTGGTAACTGGCAATCCTCCAAGCGTCGAACCATTCATGAACTACATCAAAGAAAAGTACTCAAAAGTATACGAAATATCATTATAA
- a CDS encoding YifB family Mg chelatase-like AAA ATPase, protein MFYSTKSAVIVGITPLLVTVEVDINTRAVKRDINIVGLPDVAVKESKQRIISALKNSNISLPNGMITINLAPGDVKKEGTFLDLAIALGILGASGTIPKFDGIIIGELGLDGAVRKVRGVLPILLEFQDKNTIFIIPQENLHEASATKSNFILASSLSQIVTNLKDGKYEPYQTKNEIITHIEHQIEEDFSDIKGHILAKRAFEVAAAGGHNLLMVGPPGTGKTMFARRFPTILPPMDEKEIIETSKIYSAVGLLNSSLITKRPFRSPHHTSSTAAIIGGGTNVKPGEITLAHNGVLFLDELPEFRRDVLEALREPLEDGIVTVSRVKGNHEFPASFQLIAAMNPCPCGYYGDKEIACKCSPHEIKRYWKNISGPILDRIDIQIQVPRVSFDEMRSKDEGEKSKDIRERVIKAREIQKRRYKDERIKLNAKMTHKMIEKYVRLSDDAESLLKAYAQKYKLSGRAIDKILKVSQTIADLNGKELIDIQCISEALQYRLNDNITEFII, encoded by the coding sequence TTGTTCTATAGCACTAAATCCGCGGTTATAGTGGGGATAACACCACTATTAGTTACGGTTGAAGTTGACATAAACACGAGGGCAGTGAAAAGGGATATAAACATTGTTGGATTGCCGGATGTAGCGGTGAAAGAAAGTAAGCAAAGGATAATAAGCGCACTGAAAAATTCAAATATATCCCTTCCTAATGGAATGATAACGATAAACCTCGCACCAGGCGATGTGAAAAAAGAAGGCACATTCTTAGATTTAGCGATAGCACTAGGCATATTAGGTGCATCCGGAACAATTCCTAAATTCGATGGAATAATAATAGGCGAACTCGGTTTAGATGGCGCAGTTAGGAAGGTACGTGGCGTACTACCGATACTCCTTGAATTTCAAGACAAAAACACAATCTTTATCATCCCCCAAGAAAACCTCCATGAAGCTTCAGCTACAAAATCAAACTTCATATTAGCCTCTTCACTTTCTCAAATTGTTACTAACTTAAAAGATGGTAAATACGAACCTTACCAAACTAAAAATGAAATAATAACACATATAGAACATCAAATTGAAGAAGACTTTTCGGATATAAAAGGTCATATTTTAGCGAAAAGGGCATTTGAAGTTGCCGCGGCGGGAGGCCACAATTTACTCATGGTTGGACCTCCTGGAACAGGCAAAACGATGTTCGCTCGAAGATTTCCAACGATACTCCCGCCGATGGATGAAAAAGAAATAATAGAAACTTCCAAAATATACAGCGCGGTAGGCTTACTCAATTCATCTTTAATCACCAAAAGACCTTTTAGAAGCCCACACCACACATCGAGCACAGCGGCTATTATCGGTGGTGGGACAAATGTAAAGCCTGGTGAAATAACGTTGGCACACAACGGGGTACTATTCTTAGATGAACTTCCCGAATTCAGAAGAGATGTCCTTGAAGCGCTCAGGGAACCACTTGAAGACGGGATAGTCACAGTATCGCGTGTAAAGGGCAACCACGAATTTCCTGCGAGTTTTCAACTTATCGCTGCGATGAACCCGTGCCCTTGTGGATATTACGGTGACAAAGAAATCGCTTGCAAATGTTCACCGCATGAGATAAAACGATATTGGAAAAACATATCAGGGCCCATCTTAGACAGAATAGACATACAAATCCAAGTTCCAAGGGTCAGCTTTGACGAAATGAGAAGCAAAGACGAAGGAGAAAAAAGTAAAGACATCAGGGAACGGGTAATAAAAGCAAGGGAAATACAAAAACGAAGGTACAAAGATGAGAGAATAAAATTAAACGCAAAGATGACACACAAAATGATAGAAAAATACGTCAGACTTTCAGATGATGCCGAAAGCTTACTCAAAGCGTACGCGCAAAAATACAAACTCTCCGGCAGAGCTATAGACAAAATCCTAAAAGTTAGCCAAACAATCGCAGATCTAAACGGTAAAGAACTAATAGATATACAATGCATCAGCGAGGCTTTACAATACAGGTTAAACGATAATATAACGGAATTCATCATTTGA
- a CDS encoding NUDIX hydrolase, producing the protein MKLLGQFNYYAVCVPIYKNQLVFEVRSQYIAQPLEISFPGGRIEEGETPYEAAVRELREEIGVDVVRKLFDIEPIVTPFNSVIFPYAVEVDISKLKINNFEVLETFLVPIEHFSKPYKTANVDVILSPNEDFPYELIPGGRNYPWKRGTYEVMFYKWEDYIIWGITARIAHRTWEIVSNKL; encoded by the coding sequence ATGAAACTCTTAGGTCAATTCAATTACTATGCTGTATGCGTTCCCATCTACAAAAATCAACTCGTATTTGAAGTTAGGTCGCAGTACATAGCTCAACCACTTGAAATATCATTTCCCGGTGGGAGAATTGAAGAAGGGGAAACGCCGTACGAAGCGGCTGTTAGGGAACTGCGTGAAGAAATAGGCGTTGATGTTGTAAGAAAATTATTCGACATAGAACCAATAGTCACACCATTTAACAGCGTCATCTTTCCCTATGCTGTCGAGGTGGATATTTCCAAGCTAAAAATAAATAACTTTGAAGTTTTAGAGACATTTTTGGTGCCTATCGAACACTTTTCAAAGCCTTACAAAACAGCAAATGTAGACGTTATACTATCTCCAAATGAAGATTTCCCGTACGAACTTATACCAGGTGGTCGAAACTATCCGTGGAAACGCGGAACTTACGAAGTTATGTTTTACAAATGGGAAGATTACATAATCTGGGGGATAACAGCGCGAATAGCTCATCGCACATGGGAGATTGTATCAAATAAATTATAA
- a CDS encoding PQQ-binding-like beta-propeller repeat protein, translating into MKKIKIWLFLTSIFLSLYSLLFSGALILTLNGIFDEAGNQLKSGNYADILFDGKSVYYILQDGIYTLDGRTKIDIKGAQKVGTNYVVSSSKLYKIENGNALAIDTVPSNLKNIYVKDGYIVGLDKGQIVCYYQGKVVWSMSGSFNDFKVSGNYLAAFGSQTMLFNISNPQYLKFERIYPAYRDYAYFFEYHAFSDGTKIYIYKGASRLSTTFPYRGPLFSDGENLYSGNLMITSDMFQKDLKISVKSLVSFPTTAQSETKETTPTISNAQTKEQEEQKTSQTTSEAQAKPQQEEENVVKPTEAKETPKTPKLFDLIWEVMLNDKISGKPAVKVDELYIPTLKGSIIKISNGKIEWTYRTGFVILGHVTIGNNIYAVSWDDTVYALNDRGTLNWKLKLDSDISQGPAWDGYNLYVVTDNGTVYIIKDDVKSAKITSNYKTSSYPIIPPSISLAGKIFVVDALGNLWRDKSTLGFIGKVKNLPIAYENYYTSQELGFTLIDELGITFSFVPLENSTQIIKGKSIFITVNDVIVDAVLGKEYIYAISSSKKLYVIGRDTKKIVFTDTIPGGKYVSLSNNYLYVFGNEVRCYYVKDNPSGLWNSLYANPLNWNSAVK; encoded by the coding sequence ATGAAGAAAATAAAAATCTGGCTTTTTCTCACTTCCATTTTTCTAAGTCTTTACAGTTTATTATTCTCAGGAGCGTTGATTCTTACTTTGAATGGAATATTTGACGAAGCGGGCAATCAGCTCAAAAGTGGTAACTATGCTGACATTCTTTTCGATGGGAAGAGTGTGTATTACATTCTTCAAGATGGCATTTACACACTCGACGGACGCACAAAAATAGATATTAAAGGTGCGCAGAAAGTAGGCACGAATTACGTCGTATCATCATCGAAATTGTACAAAATCGAAAATGGTAACGCTTTAGCTATCGATACAGTTCCCTCCAATTTAAAAAACATATACGTTAAAGATGGATACATCGTCGGTCTTGATAAGGGACAGATTGTTTGTTATTACCAAGGCAAAGTCGTTTGGTCGATGAGTGGATCTTTCAACGACTTTAAAGTTAGCGGAAATTACCTTGCCGCGTTTGGAAGTCAGACAATGTTGTTTAACATAAGCAATCCTCAGTACCTAAAATTTGAGCGTATTTACCCTGCTTACAGAGATTACGCGTACTTTTTTGAGTACCACGCGTTTAGTGATGGAACAAAAATTTACATATACAAAGGAGCTTCAAGATTAAGTACAACATTCCCATACAGAGGTCCACTATTTTCAGATGGTGAGAATCTCTACTCTGGAAATCTCATGATAACATCTGATATGTTCCAAAAAGATTTAAAAATATCAGTTAAATCTTTGGTATCTTTCCCAACAACTGCGCAAAGTGAAACGAAAGAAACAACTCCAACAATTTCAAATGCTCAAACTAAAGAGCAAGAGGAACAAAAAACGTCGCAAACTACTTCTGAAGCTCAAGCAAAACCACAACAGGAAGAAGAAAACGTTGTCAAACCGACTGAAGCAAAAGAAACCCCTAAAACTCCAAAGCTATTTGATCTGATTTGGGAGGTAATGTTAAACGACAAAATTTCTGGGAAACCCGCTGTTAAAGTTGACGAACTGTACATTCCAACATTAAAAGGCTCGATTATTAAAATATCCAACGGTAAGATAGAATGGACTTACAGAACAGGATTTGTCATTCTGGGTCATGTCACCATTGGCAACAATATTTACGCTGTTTCATGGGACGATACAGTTTATGCACTTAACGATAGGGGCACATTAAATTGGAAATTGAAATTAGATAGCGATATCTCACAAGGTCCCGCTTGGGATGGTTACAATCTATACGTTGTTACTGACAACGGTACTGTTTACATCATCAAAGATGACGTAAAAAGTGCGAAGATAACAAGTAATTATAAAACATCCTCTTATCCGATTATTCCACCATCCATATCTTTGGCAGGGAAAATATTTGTTGTGGACGCCCTTGGAAATCTCTGGCGAGACAAATCAACTTTAGGATTTATCGGGAAAGTAAAGAACCTTCCTATAGCATATGAAAATTACTACACTTCTCAAGAGCTTGGATTTACACTTATCGATGAATTAGGTATTACCTTCAGTTTTGTACCACTTGAAAATTCTACACAGATAATTAAAGGCAAATCCATATTCATAACAGTGAATGATGTTATCGTTGATGCTGTCCTTGGTAAAGAATACATATATGCGATAAGTTCCAGTAAAAAATTGTACGTTATCGGCAGGGATACGAAAAAAATCGTCTTTACAGACACAATACCGGGAGGAAAGTACGTTTCGTTAAGTAACAACTATTTGTACGTCTTTGGCAATGAAGTTAGATGTTACTACGTCAAAGATAACCCATCAGGTTTATGGAACAGCTTGTACGCGAATCCGCTCAATTGGAACTCGGCTGTTAAGTAA
- a CDS encoding class I SAM-dependent rRNA methyltransferase produces MQHAKVILKKDIKRRVLAGHPWIYDNEIEKIEGDFENGDIVHIFTFANQFLGVGYINTNSKITVRILSRKPIEINKEFIKSRINDALKNRYNIVKEDAYRVVFGEADGLPGLIVDKFGDYLSVQFNTLGINKLKNHIIDVLLENFNPKGIFERTEGSAVKKEGLEEKTEWIYGNGPELIPFEINGLKFLADTKGQKTGAFLDQRENAKKLMEFAEGKECLDCFSYTGNFGMHLLKGGAKHVTFVDYSERAIDVAKEIAKLNNFQNCKFIVANAFDFLKEEFENSHLYDIVVLDPPSFAKSASSRDAAFKGYKEINYRSMKILKNNGILATASCTQVVSQKEFEDIIVDAGIDAKVILRMLYRGGQPIDHPQVYNILETMYLKFLILQVSNIKSQ; encoded by the coding sequence ATGCAACATGCGAAGGTAATATTAAAAAAAGATATAAAAAGAAGAGTCTTGGCAGGTCATCCATGGATATACGACAACGAGATAGAAAAAATAGAAGGCGATTTTGAAAATGGTGATATTGTGCACATCTTTACTTTTGCAAATCAATTTCTCGGTGTTGGATATATAAACACAAACTCCAAAATCACCGTGCGAATACTATCAAGAAAGCCGATAGAAATAAACAAAGAATTCATCAAATCACGGATTAATGATGCACTTAAAAATAGATACAATATTGTCAAAGAAGATGCATACAGGGTTGTGTTTGGTGAAGCGGATGGATTACCTGGATTAATCGTCGATAAATTCGGAGATTATCTTTCGGTACAATTCAATACACTTGGTATAAACAAACTCAAAAATCATATAATCGATGTGCTTTTAGAAAATTTCAATCCGAAAGGCATATTTGAAAGAACGGAAGGAAGTGCCGTAAAAAAAGAGGGATTGGAAGAGAAAACGGAATGGATATACGGCAACGGACCAGAGTTGATACCATTTGAAATCAACGGTTTAAAATTCTTAGCAGACACAAAAGGTCAAAAAACAGGTGCGTTTTTGGACCAGAGAGAAAATGCTAAAAAACTCATGGAATTTGCCGAAGGCAAAGAATGTTTAGACTGTTTCTCATACACCGGTAATTTCGGAATGCACTTGCTAAAGGGTGGGGCAAAACATGTCACATTCGTTGATTATTCAGAAAGGGCCATAGACGTAGCAAAAGAAATTGCGAAATTGAATAACTTCCAAAATTGCAAATTTATAGTTGCAAACGCCTTTGATTTTCTAAAAGAAGAATTCGAAAATTCGCATTTATATGATATAGTTGTACTTGACCCACCATCGTTTGCCAAGAGTGCTTCGAGCAGAGATGCTGCGTTCAAAGGGTACAAAGAGATAAATTACCGAAGCATGAAAATTCTCAAAAACAATGGCATACTCGCAACTGCTTCATGTACGCAAGTAGTTTCTCAAAAAGAATTTGAGGATATTATCGTTGACGCGGGTATAGACGCGAAGGTAATACTCAGAATGCTCTACCGAGGTGGTCAACCAATAGACCATCCTCAGGTTTACAACATCCTTGAAACGATGTACCTGAAATTTCTGATTTTACAAGTTTCAAACATTAAATCCCAATAA
- a CDS encoding (2Fe-2S)-binding protein produces the protein MQSGRITQHPIISITEPESQKHITFYFEGQPICALPDDTIASALIANGIDIFGFTEHKNPRGFFCAIGKCSACLVEVNGIPNVRACITPVSEGIHVRRQVGRGKPVW, from the coding sequence ATGCAAAGTGGTCGCATCACTCAGCATCCTATTATAAGTATCACAGAACCTGAAAGTCAAAAGCACATCACATTCTACTTCGAGGGTCAACCTATCTGCGCACTTCCAGACGATACCATCGCAAGCGCGCTCATTGCTAATGGTATTGATATATTTGGCTTCACAGAACACAAAAATCCCCGTGGTTTTTTCTGCGCAATTGGTAAGTGCTCTGCCTGCCTTGTTGAGGTGAACGGTATCCCAAATGTAAGAGCGTGTATAACCCCCGTAAGTGAAGGAATACATGTAAGAAGGCAAGTTGGAAGGGGGAAACCGGTATGGTAA
- a CDS encoding FAD-dependent oxidoreductase, translating to MVKSSPKKLKTLIVGAGPAGLTGAIAIAESIGSGEGILIVDEGIEAGGQLPKQTHKFFGHEGFFASVRGFEIGKRLVNKVNQLGVQIKLQTTVTGIYEDGIVLYDRVNNIVEHYQADYILLATGATEKFLAFKNNTLPGVYGAGAVQTLMNQYKVLPGSSFLIVGAGNIGLIVAYQLIQAGAKVKAIVEASSKVGGYMVHANKVKRLGVPIYLNHTILEAIGHDRVEGAVIAQVNEKFQPIPGTEKEFVVDAICLAVGLQPNIELAAQTGAKIVYMPELGGYVPLRDENMKTTVDNVYIAGDLSSIEEATTAMIEGYIAGYNIAQKLSGKDLSEKINQMKSELAEFRKGPFSTKVRNGLEKFNIHFPAGGYREKTQESFGPKGKLRAIIECPQAIPCNPCETSCPSGAINVGGNINGIPEIDYEKCTGCGVCVMKCPGLAIFLVQEKEGYSIVGIPYELLPIPEKGQEVELLDKDGKVVGRGQIENVILNKRDKTHVVFLKVPTGMENVVRSFTLPKEDKEDKEYVCRCEEITKEDIERVIDLGITDYEELRRVLRIGMGPCGGKTCRALTLQILSQKTGRAISDIELGMFRPPVIPTPFEAIVKYHEKKGVECDE from the coding sequence ATGGTAAAATCGTCACCAAAAAAGTTGAAAACGTTAATAGTTGGCGCAGGACCTGCAGGTCTAACTGGAGCAATAGCTATTGCAGAGAGTATTGGTAGTGGTGAAGGAATATTAATCGTCGATGAAGGTATTGAGGCAGGTGGTCAACTTCCAAAACAGACGCACAAATTCTTCGGACACGAAGGATTTTTCGCTTCAGTAAGGGGATTTGAAATTGGAAAAAGGCTTGTAAATAAAGTAAATCAATTAGGCGTGCAAATCAAACTCCAGACGACGGTAACGGGTATATACGAAGATGGAATTGTCTTATACGATAGAGTGAACAACATCGTTGAACATTACCAAGCCGATTATATACTTCTTGCCACAGGCGCAACGGAGAAATTTTTAGCCTTTAAAAACAACACATTACCCGGTGTTTACGGTGCGGGCGCTGTTCAAACGTTGATGAATCAGTACAAAGTCCTTCCTGGAAGTTCATTCCTTATCGTTGGCGCGGGTAACATAGGGCTTATAGTCGCATATCAGTTAATCCAAGCTGGAGCAAAGGTAAAGGCTATCGTTGAGGCCTCGTCAAAAGTTGGCGGATATATGGTTCATGCAAATAAAGTAAAGAGGCTCGGTGTACCGATTTATCTCAATCATACAATCTTAGAAGCCATTGGACATGATAGAGTTGAAGGAGCTGTTATCGCACAAGTAAATGAAAAATTCCAACCGATACCTGGTACCGAAAAGGAATTTGTCGTCGATGCTATATGTTTGGCTGTTGGGTTACAGCCAAATATTGAACTTGCGGCGCAAACAGGCGCAAAAATTGTCTATATGCCAGAATTAGGTGGGTATGTTCCTTTGAGAGATGAAAATATGAAAACAACAGTCGATAATGTGTACATCGCCGGTGATTTGTCGAGTATAGAGGAAGCAACTACAGCGATGATAGAAGGATACATCGCTGGTTACAATATCGCGCAAAAACTCTCAGGAAAAGACTTATCAGAGAAAATTAATCAAATGAAATCTGAATTAGCTGAATTCAGAAAAGGACCTTTCTCGACAAAAGTCAGAAATGGGCTTGAGAAGTTCAATATCCACTTCCCAGCGGGAGGTTACAGGGAAAAAACACAGGAAAGTTTTGGGCCTAAGGGCAAATTGAGAGCAATTATAGAATGCCCACAAGCAATACCTTGTAATCCTTGTGAGACTTCGTGTCCAAGTGGCGCCATAAACGTTGGAGGGAATATAAATGGTATACCTGAGATAGATTACGAAAAATGTACTGGGTGTGGCGTTTGTGTTATGAAATGCCCAGGTTTGGCAATCTTTTTGGTCCAGGAAAAAGAAGGTTATTCGATAGTTGGTATACCTTACGAATTACTACCAATCCCTGAAAAAGGTCAAGAAGTTGAATTGTTGGATAAAGATGGCAAAGTTGTTGGAAGAGGACAAATCGAGAATGTGATTTTAAATAAACGAGATAAAACACACGTTGTGTTTTTAAAAGTACCAACAGGTATGGAAAATGTTGTTAGGAGTTTTACGTTACCAAAAGAAGATAAAGAAGATAAAGAGTACGTATGCAGATGCGAGGAAATAACAAAGGAAGATATAGAAAGAGTAATTGACTTAGGAATTACAGATTACGAAGAGTTAAGAAGGGTTCTGAGGATAGGTATGGGACCTTGCGGTGGTAAAACGTGCCGCGCGCTTACACTCCAAATACTCTCGCAAAAAACAGGACGCGCCATTTCTGATATAGAATTGGGGATGTTTAGACCTCCGGTAATACCTACACCTTTTGAGGCTATTGTTAAATACCACGAAAAAAAGGGAGTGGAATGCGATGAGTAA